The following DNA comes from Henckelia pumila isolate YLH828 unplaced genomic scaffold, ASM3356847v2 CTG_461:::fragment_3, whole genome shotgun sequence.
CTGGCATCCTAGGCATCGATCAAACTTTGAAGTGACATATTATTAAttcatatataatttattttattcaatttagtttgtcatattatttatttatttattaaatatttatcttacgtcaatcaaattattaattatttatttcacatcaatcaaattattgaatttaaattactatattaccctttataaaattaatatatttatttacaaaaaaacatttttcaaaatttttctctattctttttgtttttaattttttttttaaaaaaaacatattgcaTAAGCACATAACGCGTGCTCCCAAGTactaatattaaattaaaaatttcccATTACATTTATCGAGTTAATCATGAAGGTTTTGTGCTAGTCCTTTGCCTTTAAAAACAAATCCCCCCTtgagaagaaaataaattattgtgCATCGGACAATCGATCTACCCCATTTTTGACGAAAAATAGGATAATTAATGcttgaaaatttgaagaaaaaatcaACTCATAATGTTCTACGTAAAGTACAATGCAAGAGCATGAAATATTCATCATTGCAAATCCATAATTATTGTTGAAGATGATGCAtaaagaaatatatttccccTTTTCCATAGTGAAAAAAATCCCCAATatgtttatatgtatatataaaataaagcaAACCAATTTAAAATCCGTGGTTCAAAAAACTTGTAATAATTGCCATGTAAAGGAAAAAATCAAAACTATGAAGCTTGCAGCGCAGAGTTCACTTCTTCCTGGGAATTTCAAGCCTCTTGCGAAAATCATCCTCCATTAAAGGAATGCCATTGCGTAGCTTGATCTTCGGTTCCCATCCTAACAGTTCCTTAGCTTTTGTTATATCAGGTTTCCTCTGTCGAGGATCGTCTGGAGTATTCTCCACTGTCACGATCTTCACTTCCGGATTGATCATCTGCAAATCACGCCAAACAACAATCATGTTTGGTGGTTCTTGAAACGTGAGATGGCGTAAAGCTATAGGTTTTATGGTTAAAGATGTATGACTAGAACATGGAAAAACTGAGAAAGTTACCTCTTTCACAGTCTCAGCAAGCTCCAGCATCGTAAACTCGCCTGAGAGTAGTGTCATGAATGAATGATTAATACAAACTTGAATTTGTTTATAGATTGAATAGTTGAGGGAGTATATAAATATGAACCTGGATTGCCTATGTTTATCGGCCCAGTGTTACTTCCTTCCATCAGTCGAATAAGACCATCGACCTTTACCAAAAACGGAAATCGAGTAAGGGCCGTGGCAGATATTATGATGAAATATTCAATGAAAAGATGATAACATGATGTTTCTTCGTACCATGTCAGAAACATAACAGAAGCTCCTTGTCTGTGTTCCAGGTAACTGAACTGTCAAAGGTTCATCACTGCGTACAGAGTATAGAGAACAGATATTGTTCAGAAATTTCTTGGGGACCATTGGGGGCGGGCAATCAAGATCCGGGTGTTTGAGGAAGATGATTTTTAGTTTCTTACCGTATAGCTTGAGCTATGAAATTACTCACAACACGGCCATCATCAATATTCATTCGAGGTCCATATGTGTTGAAAATCCTAGCAATCCGTATTTCTGCACAAAAATTATGATTTCATATTAGTTAATAGTTAGGAATGTACGTAATGGCTACAACTGATGGAAAGAAGAAGATGAGTACCAATCCCATGTTGCCTGtgataatcaaacatcaaagtTTCAGCAACTCTTTTTCCCTCGTCGTAACAGCTCCTGACCCCTGCAACGCCATGTTAAGTGTTTAAACACTGCATACACGTTTTTTCTCCTCTCTTTATCGAGCATCTCATCGGATATTATCATTAGTTGAGAAAACTTTAAAGTATTATTCGAATTGTACGGTTACACCAAGATATCAAGGACAAACTACTGTATCTGAGATTAATAAGATGTAGGTTTCTTGATGGGATACCTATAGGGTTCACATTGCCCCAGTAACTCTCGTTTTGAGGATGCTCAAGTGGATCTCCATAAACCTCCGAAGTTGATGTCAGTAAAATCCTAGTAAAACAAATGTGTTTGTAAATTAACATTCATAAGTAATGAAATAAGAAGAATAAAAAAATCGAACCAGATGTCAAACCTACTAACCTGGCTCCAACGCGCTTAGCAAGTCCCAACATGTTTAGTGTCCCGATGACAttagtctttattgtctgtcaAGTTTCATTACATGGAAAAGGAAAGAAAACGGACTATTAGCGTGGCATAATGCTATATTTGAGAAAAAGTTTCATGGTCTAGGTGACTGACCGACCTTGACAGGGTTGTATTTGTAGAAAATCGGGGAGGCGGGACAAGCAAGATGGTAGATCTGATCAACTTCAACTAATAATGGCTCGGTGACATCTACAAAATATTAAGATTAGCAAAAAACAGGGGATCTGGAAAGAGTACTAAGGCATAACTGGGATATCTGGAAAACAACCATGTCGAATAAGCTCAAATCGAGGATGACCAATCCATTGCCTTAAGTTTTCCTTTGATCCCGTAAAGTAGTTATCCGCAACAATCACCTGagtatatcgaaaaaataatTGGGCAAACAAATATCATCAAATTTGTGAACTTAGTCGTTCGCCCAGATAGTGAGAGGAAACTTAAAGAAGCGAAAGTTCGAACCTCATTCTTCTCGTTTTCCATCAGCTTATCAACTAAATGAGAGCCAATGAATCCAGCTCCACCAGTAACCAAAATTCTCATGTTTGCCTGTCATTAATAAGTCGTTAATAAAACAGAGTCTCGCATATCATCAGAATAGGACCAGATACTTTTGAGCTCTATGTTTatcaatatttaataaaaagagATGACATGACAAAAGATCGGAATGCTCTAGGATCAACTTCCAAAATCCAAATTATACgtacattttttaattttgttaaaaTCATCTATGAATACAACCAAGCCCATAAGATGAAGGGCATTCTTTCCAAATGAAATAAGCTTAAAAAAACGCTGATCCGTCAAGCAGATTCAGTTTCATCTCACcttaaaaaattttgctctCCTCAAAGGTGAAGGCTCGGGAGGTGGTTTGGTGGTGATATGGCTTCCTCCGTTTGATGCTTCCTTGGCCATTTCTATGATCACGTTTGCGGTTTCTGAATTCAGTTTTAAACAAGatcaatttcaaataaaaaaaccaCATACAAATCAAACTGAAAATCAGCATGAGTTATATTATATAGACCAGCCTATTGCCCAGATTTACCCAGAATATATAAACACATTCTTTTAGCAATGAAATATTGCAAGAATCATTAtttcaaacaaaacaaaatagagAAATTAAAGCAGAAAATTAGCTAGCTGCTATTCAAAATTTTCTAAATTCTCATTACACATTTATCATACAAGC
Coding sequences within:
- the LOC140872294 gene encoding UDP-glucuronic acid decarboxylase 6-like; the protein is MAKEASNGGSHITTKPPPEPSPLRRAKFFKANMRILVTGGAGFIGSHLVDKLMENEKNEVIVADNYFTGSKENLRQWIGHPRFELIRHDVTEPLLVEVDQIYHLACPASPIFYKYNPVKTIKTNVIGTLNMLGLAKRVGARILLTSTSEVYGDPLEHPQNESYWGNVNPIGVRSCYDEGKRVAETLMFDYHRQHGIEIRIARIFNTYGPRMNIDDGRVVSNFIAQAIRDEPLTVQLPGTQTRSFCYVSDMVDGLIRLMEGSNTGPINIGNPGEFTMLELAETVKEMINPEVKIVTVENTPDDPRQRKPDITKAKELLGWEPKIKLRNGIPLMEDDFRKRLEIPRKK